In the Anguilla anguilla isolate fAngAng1 chromosome 7, fAngAng1.pri, whole genome shotgun sequence genome, one interval contains:
- the LOC118232275 gene encoding protein mab-21-like 2: MIAAQAKLVYQLNKYYNERCQTRKAAIAKTIREVCKVVSDVLKEVEVQEPRFISSLSEIEARYEGMEVISPNEFEVVLYLNQMGVFNFVDDGSLPGCAVLKLSDGRKRSMSLWVEFITASGYLSARKIRSRFQTLVAQAVDKCSYRDVVKMIADTSEVKLRIRERYVVKITPAFKCTGIWPRSAAQWPMPHIPWPGPNRVAEVKAEGFNLLSKECYSLTGKQSSAESDAWVLQFSEAENRLLMAGCRKKCLSVLKTLRDRHLELPGQPLDNYHMKTLLLYECEKHPRETDWDESCLGDRLNGILLQLISCLQCRRCPHYFLPNLDLFQGKPHSALEAAAKQTWRLAREILTNAKSLDKL; this comes from the coding sequence ATGATAGCTGCGCAAGCAAAGCTTGTTTACCAGCTCAACAAATACTACAACGAGAGATGTCAAACTCGCAAAGCGGCCATCGCCAAGACTATCAGGGAAGTGTGTAAGGTGGTGTCGGACGTCCTGAAGGAGGTTGAAGTCCAGGAGCCCCGTTTCATCAGCTCCTTAAGTGAGATTGAGGCGCGCTATGAGGGGATGGAGGTGATCTCCCCCAACGAATTCGAGGTGGTGCTTTACCTGAACCAGATGGGCGTTTTCAATTTTGTGGATGACGGATCTTTGCCGGGGTGTGCTGTGTTGAAGCTGAGTGACGGACGCAAGAGGAGCATGTCCCTGTGGGTCGAATTTATCACGGCCTCCGGCTACCTCTCCGCTCGAAAGATCAGATCGAGGTTTCAGACTCTGGTGGCGCAAGCCGTGGACAAATGTAGTTACCGTGACGTGGTTAAGATGATAGCGGACACCAGCGAGGTGAAACTCAGGATTCGGGAGAGGTACGTGGTGAAGATAACGCCAGCTTTCAAATGCACAGGCATCTGGCCTAGAAGCGCGGCGCAGTGGCCCATGCCCCACATTCCCTGGCCCGGTCCTAATCGGGTAGCAGAAGTCAAAGCTGAGGGCTTCAATCTCCTTTCTAAAGAGTGCTATTCGTTAACCGGGAAACAGAGCTCAGCGGAAAGTGACGCCTGGGTCTTGCAGTTCAGCGAAGCTGAAAACAGACTGCTGATGGCGGGCTGCAGAAAGAAATGTCTTTCCGTCCTGAAGACTCTGCGCGATCGACACCTAGAGCTTCCGGGCCAGCCTCTAGACAACTACCACATGAAAACATTGCTTCTGTACGAGTGCGAGAAACACCCGAGGGAGACTGACTGGGACGAGTCCTGTCTGGGTGACCGACTGAATGGAATTCTTCTCCAGCTTATCTCGTGTTTGCAGTGCAGGAGATGCCCCCATTACTTCTTACCAAACTTGGACCTGTTTCAGGGCAAACCTCATTCCGCCTTGGAAGCGGCGGCAAAACAGACGTGGAGACTGGCGAGAGAAATTCTAACGAATGCGAAAAGTTTGGACAAATTGTAG